One window from the genome of Emys orbicularis isolate rEmyOrb1 chromosome 10, rEmyOrb1.hap1, whole genome shotgun sequence encodes:
- the RPS27L gene encoding ribosomal protein eS27-like, protein MPLDRDIAHPSLEEEKRKHKKKRLVQSPNSYFMDVKCPGCYKITTVFSHAQTVVLCVGCSTVLCQPTGGKARLTEGCSFRRKQH, encoded by the exons ATGCCT TTGGATAGAGACATAGCACATCCATCTctagaggaggagaagagaaagcACAAAAAGAAACGTCTGGTGCAGAGTCCAAATTCCTACTTTATGGATGTAAAGTGTCCAG GATGCTACAAGATCACCACAGTGTTCAGCCATGCTCAGACAGTGGTTCTGTGTGTTGGGTGCTCAACTGTGTTGTGCCAGCCTACTGGAGGAAAGGCCAGGCTTACAGAAG GTTGCTCATTTAGAAGAAAGCAACATTGA